The following proteins are co-located in the Seriola aureovittata isolate HTS-2021-v1 ecotype China chromosome 7, ASM2101889v1, whole genome shotgun sequence genome:
- the LOC130171700 gene encoding transmembrane protein 74 yields MASPELLPADEGGKQSDTPDVLDRVCSALHVRKSGGSTGGALPGEAGCNPARSCHGRCLSAPRTAPRKGGAELKLGHLGEEKVRVCCDEELETSFTYIDENVNLRLASPDTSCRSALRPVRNGEPCSETLPELSFMSEDDLSFAEGSGSSIDYGFISAVTFLVTGISLVIISYAVPRDVVVDRDSVSAREMEKLEMESARIGAHLDRCVIAGLCLLTLGGVVLSTLLMISMWKGEMYRRKVIAYSKRSAKLYGSISLKTRSSPSHSSVHLSLEEEMEETLT; encoded by the coding sequence ATGGCTTCTCCGGAGTTGCTTCCAGCAGATGAGGGAGGCAAACAGTCTGACACTCCCGACGTCCTTGACCGAGTTTGCAGCGCGCTGCATGTCCGCAAGTCGGGCGGATCAACAGGAGGAGCGCTCCCGGGGGAGGCTGGCTGTAACCCGGCCCGCAGCTGCCATGGCCGGTGTCTTTCAGCACCAAGGACGGCGCCGCGCAAGGGGGGCGCGGAGCTTAAACTCGGTCACCTCGGCGAGGAGAAAGTCCGAGTTTGTTGCGACGAGGAATTAGAGACATCTTTCACCTACATCGATGAGAATGTTAACCTGCGACTGGCCAGCCCCGACACCAGTTGTAGAAGTGCTCTCAGACCCGTGCGCAACGGCGAGCCTTGCTCCGAGACGTTACCGGAGCTTTCCTTCATGTCCGAGGATGATCTCTCCTTCGCGGAGGGCTCTGGAAGTTCTATAGACTACGGCTTTATCAGTGCGGTCACGTTCTTGGTGACTGGGATCTCCTTGGTGATCATCTCCTACGCAGTGCCTCGGGATGTGGTGGTGGACCGTGACAGCGTGTCAGCGAGGGAGATGGAGAAGCTGGAGATGGAGAGCGCCCGGATAGGTGCCCACCTGGATCGGTGCGTCATAGCGGGACTGTGCCTGCTCACGCTGGGTGGCGTGGTGCTCTCCACGCTGCTGATGATCTCCATGTGGAAGGGGGAAATGTACAGGAGAAAGGTCATTGCTTATTCCAAGCGCTCCGCCAAACTGTACGGCTCTATCAGCCTGAAAACTAGATCCAGCCCCAGCCACTCATCAGTTCACTTGTCCCtggaggaggaaatggaggaaaCTTTGACTTAA